The Acidobacteriota bacterium genome includes a region encoding these proteins:
- a CDS encoding sugar phosphate isomerase/epimerase, with amino-acid sequence MMRSNLAKLEAYPLKSLFRLGREVTQTSVWLGVVLVLGLCAVTLPFRSALMKTPDAPSAFNPSVALQAPVAKPVKDPAGVGRSFKGPVGVQLYSLRGEFKNAGVPATLARIRAMGIREIETAGYYGMTAAAFRSELDKAGLKAVSMHADFDDLRVKVNEIVSAARVLGVSYVVCPWIPHEHPFTLEQAKQAVLVFNQAGAVLKAAGLKFCYHPHGYEFQPQGDGTLFDWMAQQTKPELVSFELDVFWATHGGQDAAKLLLKYPRRFVMLHLKDLRKDVPGDLTGDTTDDTSVILGTGKVDWPAVLRAAKQIGIKHYFIEAEEPEAPTNIPLSLRYLELLRF; translated from the coding sequence ATGATGAGAAGCAATCTTGCCAAGCTTGAGGCTTACCCGCTCAAAAGCCTGTTTCGCCTCGGAAGGGAAGTGACGCAAACGAGTGTGTGGCTGGGTGTGGTGTTGGTGTTGGGACTCTGTGCAGTGACTTTGCCTTTCCGCAGTGCGTTGATGAAAACGCCTGATGCGCCGTCCGCCTTCAACCCGTCAGTGGCGTTGCAAGCGCCAGTGGCCAAACCGGTGAAAGACCCGGCGGGCGTCGGGCGTTCCTTCAAGGGGCCTGTGGGCGTTCAGCTTTACAGCCTGCGCGGCGAATTCAAAAATGCGGGCGTCCCCGCGACGCTGGCGCGCATACGCGCAATGGGCATCCGCGAAATCGAGACGGCGGGTTATTACGGGATGACGGCGGCGGCCTTTCGCAGTGAATTGGACAAGGCGGGTTTGAAAGCCGTCAGCATGCACGCCGATTTCGATGACTTGCGTGTCAAAGTGAATGAGATCGTCAGCGCTGCGCGCGTGCTGGGCGTGAGTTATGTCGTGTGCCCCTGGATTCCGCACGAGCATCCGTTCACCTTGGAACAGGCGAAGCAGGCGGTGCTGGTCTTCAACCAAGCGGGCGCGGTGCTCAAAGCCGCCGGGTTGAAATTTTGCTATCACCCGCACGGCTACGAATTTCAGCCGCAAGGCGACGGGACGCTGTTCGATTGGATGGCGCAACAGACCAAGCCGGAGTTGGTGAGTTTTGAACTGGATGTCTTTTGGGCCACGCACGGCGGGCAGGATGCAGCCAAACTGTTGCTGAAATATCCGCGCCGTTTCGTGATGCTCCACTTGAAAGATTTGCGCAAAGACGTGCCGGGCGATTTGACGGGCGACACGACAGACGACACCAGCGTCATATTGGGCACCGGCAAAGTGGATTGGCCCGCCGTCTTACGCGCGGCCAAGCAGATCGGCATCAAGCACTATTTCATTGAGGCCGAAGAGCCAGAGGCACCAACGAATATCCCGCTGAGTTTGCGTTATCTGGAGCTGTTGCGCTTCTGA
- a CDS encoding VCBS repeat-containing protein produces the protein MPSLSHPLRSLRLALALAVVCGLSFMGYRVRASETNGSWLLRLKNAPAAVWAAVFQANPETLSQSGLATDGNRARLAAQRFTALPSALPTALPSTLRSWEALDDLKQPGLSDSLPPAAFAPLLPAMTGCATSSFGAATNFGVGVGPISVAIGDLNGDGKPDLATANDISNNVSVLLGTGTGSFGATTNFSVGTGPASVAIGDLNGDGKPDLVVANRYDNNVSVLLGTGTGSFGAANNFGVGTTPASVAIGDLNGDGKRDLAVANANSNTVSVLLGTGTGSFGSANNFDVWYGPVSVAIGDLNGDGKLDLVTANFRSNDVSMLLGTGTGSFGAAINFGVGSFPFSVAIGDLNGDGKPDLTVVNSNSNNVSVLLGTGTGSFGAASNFGVGINPESVAIGDLNGDGKSDLAVANGYNNGSVLLGTGTGSFGAPSNFAVGSYTRSIAIGDLNSDGKPDLATANNGSNNVSVLLNTCNASPCGGTSFGAATNFDAGSSSFSVAISDLNGDGKPDLAVANRDSNNVSVLLGTGAGSFGAAINFGVGTQPHSVAISDLNGDGKLDLAVANEMSANVSVLLGTGTGSFGAATNFIVGGQPWSVAIGDLNGDGKPDLTVANRDSNNLSVLLGTGAGSFGAATNFGVGTTPRSIAIGDLNGDGKPDLAVANTGDNNVSVLLGTGTGSFGAAMNFSVGSSPISIAIGDLNGDGKPDLAVVKYLFSSNVSVLLGTGTGSFGAATSFGVGSSPFSVAIGDLNGDGKPDLAVANSSSDNVSVLLGDGTGSFAATTNFDVGYIPVAVAIGDLNGDGKPDLAVASFRFGSVSVLLNNCTPPPNTAPTLTPVAATRQPGSPASNSQIASTADAEDAANTLQIQLSSDGVTFGTTATSGGVTVTLTDSNAGAAGTNPDALGKVFADIVASRMASGGSFTLKVTDSGSLTATATLTVYTMNLALADPAVCLGPGGLVGVTFSVTNSANTAQPVTATASLPAGLLALAGTCTANFGTCTINNPATVLYSGTLAAGQTALVSYQTQAADSAAPNTQLCVNTTASIAGAAPVSVQACTTVRCPPAGPGANYPSAAAISSQKAGSVLIFNLYTSDAAAGNQQNTRIALTNLDALRTAFVHLFFVDGTSCSVADSFVCLTPNQTSAFLASDIDPGTTGYLIAVATDRSGCPLNFNFLLGDAFVKLSSGHAANLPAESVAALPGGFVPCDPLASTAVLNFDDRMYNALPRTLALSNIASRADGNNTLLIVNRIGGSLATSASTLANLFGVLYDDGETPFSFNFSPGTCQLRSIISSNFPRTAPRFEQVIPAGRSGWLKFALFTDGAISGAAINANTNAGIQANAFNQGHNLHKLTLTTTAVLTVPVFPPSC, from the coding sequence ATGCCATCTTTATCACACCCTCTGCGCTCTTTGCGGCTCGCGCTCGCGCTGGCTGTCGTTTGTGGTCTGAGTTTCATGGGCTATCGCGTGCGCGCAAGCGAGACCAACGGGAGTTGGCTGCTCCGGCTCAAAAACGCGCCTGCGGCAGTTTGGGCGGCGGTGTTTCAGGCCAACCCTGAAACCCTGAGCCAAAGCGGGTTGGCGACGGACGGCAACCGCGCGCGGCTTGCGGCGCAGCGTTTTACCGCGTTGCCCTCCGCGTTGCCCACTGCGTTGCCCTCCACCTTACGAAGCTGGGAGGCGCTCGACGACCTGAAGCAGCCGGGACTGTCTGATTCGCTCCCGCCCGCAGCCTTCGCGCCGCTCTTACCCGCCATGACCGGCTGCGCGACCTCCAGCTTCGGCGCGGCCACCAATTTCGGCGTCGGTGTTGGCCCTATCTCAGTCGCCATCGGCGACCTCAATGGTGATGGCAAGCCTGACCTAGCCACAGCAAATGATATCTCCAACAATGTCTCGGTGCTGCTGGGCACGGGCACGGGCAGCTTTGGCGCAACCACCAATTTCAGCGTCGGGACAGGCCCTGCCTCTGTCGCCATCGGCGATCTCAATGGTGATGGAAAGCCCGACCTAGTCGTAGCGAATCGCTACGACAACAATGTCTCGGTGTTGCTGGGCACGGGTACGGGCAGCTTCGGCGCGGCCAACAACTTCGGCGTCGGGACTACGCCTGCCTCTGTCGCCATCGGCGACCTCAATGGCGATGGCAAGCGTGACTTGGCCGTGGCGAATGCCAACTCCAACACTGTCTCGGTGCTGTTAGGCACTGGCACGGGCAGCTTCGGCTCCGCCAACAACTTCGATGTCTGGTATGGCCCTGTCTCCGTCGCCATCGGCGACCTCAATGGTGATGGCAAGCTTGACTTGGTTACGGCGAATTTCCGTTCCAACGATGTCTCGATGCTTCTGGGCACTGGTACGGGCAGCTTCGGCGCAGCCATCAACTTCGGCGTCGGGAGTTTCCCTTTTTCCGTCGCCATCGGCGATCTTAATGGCGATGGCAAGCCTGACTTGACCGTGGTGAATTCCAACTCCAACAATGTCTCGGTGTTGCTGGGCACGGGCACGGGCAGCTTCGGCGCGGCCTCCAACTTCGGCGTTGGAATTAACCCTGAATCCGTGGCGATCGGCGATCTCAATGGCGATGGCAAGTCTGACTTGGCGGTGGCTAACGGCTACAACAATGGCTCAGTGCTGCTGGGCACGGGGACTGGCAGCTTCGGTGCTCCCTCCAACTTCGCTGTCGGGAGTTACACTCGCTCCATCGCCATTGGCGATCTCAACAGCGATGGTAAACCTGACCTAGCTACAGCGAATAACGGCTCTAACAATGTCTCAGTGCTGCTGAATACCTGCAATGCCAGCCCGTGCGGTGGGACGAGCTTCGGCGCAGCCACCAACTTCGACGCCGGAAGTAGTTCTTTCTCTGTCGCCATCAGCGATCTCAATGGCGATGGCAAGCCCGACCTAGCCGTGGCGAATCGAGACTCTAACAATGTCTCCGTGCTGCTGGGCACGGGCGCAGGCAGCTTCGGCGCGGCCATCAACTTCGGCGTCGGGACTCAACCCCACTCCGTTGCCATCAGCGATCTCAATGGCGATGGTAAGCTCGACCTCGCTGTGGCGAACGAAATGTCCGCTAATGTCTCGGTGCTACTGGGCACAGGCACGGGCAGCTTCGGCGCGGCCACCAACTTCATTGTCGGGGGTCAACCTTGGTCAGTAGCCATTGGCGATCTCAATGGCGATGGCAAGCCCGACCTAACCGTGGCAAATCGAGACTCCAATAATCTCTCGGTGCTGCTGGGCACGGGCGCAGGCAGCTTCGGTGCGGCCACCAACTTCGGCGTCGGGACTACTCCGCGCTCCATCGCCATTGGCGATCTCAATGGCGATGGCAAGCCCGACTTGGCTGTGGCGAATACAGGCGACAACAATGTTTCGGTGCTGCTGGGCACGGGCACGGGCAGCTTCGGCGCGGCCATGAACTTTAGCGTCGGGAGTAGCCCTATCTCCATCGCCATTGGCGATCTCAATGGCGATGGCAAGCCCGACTTGGCTGTGGTGAAGTATCTCTTCTCCAGCAATGTCTCGGTGCTGCTGGGCACAGGCACGGGCAGCTTCGGCGCGGCCACGAGCTTCGGCGTTGGGAGTAGCCCTTTCTCCGTCGCCATCGGCGATCTCAATGGTGATGGCAAGCCGGATCTGGCCGTGGCGAATTCTAGTTCCGACAATGTATCGGTGCTGCTGGGAGATGGCACGGGCAGCTTCGCCGCGACCACCAACTTCGACGTCGGGTATATCCCTGTTGCCGTCGCCATCGGCGATCTCAATGGCGATGGCAAGCCTGACTTGGCCGTGGCGAGTTTCCGCTTCGGCAGTGTCTCGGTGCTGCTCAATAATTGCACTCCGCCACCAAACACAGCTCCCACCCTCACGCCTGTCGCCGCCACGCGCCAGCCGGGCAGCCCGGCCAGCAACTCCCAAATCGCCAGCACCGCCGACGCCGAAGACGCTGCCAATACGCTGCAAATCCAGCTCAGCAGCGACGGGGTGACGTTTGGCACAACGGCCACGTCGGGCGGCGTCACCGTCACGTTGACCGACAGCAACGCGGGTGCGGCGGGGACGAATCCCGATGCGCTGGGCAAAGTTTTCGCCGACATCGTGGCCTCGCGCATGGCGAGCGGCGGCAGCTTTACGCTCAAAGTCACCGACAGCGGCTCGTTGACGGCGACCGCCACGCTGACGGTCTACACGATGAATCTTGCGCTGGCCGACCCGGCGGTTTGTCTGGGGCCGGGCGGCTTGGTGGGTGTGACGTTCAGCGTGACCAATAGCGCCAACACCGCGCAACCGGTGACGGCGACGGCCAGCTTGCCCGCTGGGTTGCTGGCGCTCGCTGGCACCTGCACGGCCAATTTCGGCACATGCACAATCAACAATCCGGCCACGGTGTTATACAGCGGCACGCTGGCGGCGGGCCAGACGGCGCTTGTTAGCTATCAAACTCAGGCGGCTGACAGCGCCGCCCCGAACACGCAATTGTGCGTCAACACCACTGCCAGCATTGCCGGCGCGGCTCCGGTGAGCGTGCAGGCCTGCACCACGGTGCGTTGCCCGCCGGCGGGCCCCGGCGCGAACTATCCGTCCGCTGCCGCTATCAGCAGTCAAAAGGCCGGGTCGGTGTTGATCTTCAACCTTTACACCTCAGACGCCGCCGCCGGCAATCAGCAAAACACACGCATCGCGCTGACCAACCTTGACGCGTTGCGCACGGCCTTTGTGCATCTGTTCTTTGTGGACGGCACGTCCTGTTCGGTTGCGGATTCGTTCGTTTGCCTGACTCCGAATCAGACCTCGGCATTTCTCGCGTCGGACATTGATCCGGGCACGACTGGCTATTTGATCGCGGTGGCGACGGATCGCAGCGGTTGCCCGCTCAATTTCAACTTTCTGCTGGGGGACGCCTTCGTGAAACTTAGCAGCGGACACGCGGCGAACCTGCCTGCGGAAAGCGTTGCGGCGCTGCCGGGCGGCTTTGTGCCGTGCGACCCGCTGGCCAGCACGGCGGTGCTGAATTTCGATGACCGGATGTACAACGCCTTGCCGCGCACCCTGGCGCTGTCGAACATCGCCAGCCGCGCCGATGGCAACAACACGTTGTTAATCGTCAATCGCATCGGCGGCAGTTTGGCGACGAGCGCGAGCACGTTGGCAAATTTGTTCGGCGTGCTTTATGACGACGGCGAGACACCGTTCAGCTTCAACTTCTCGCCCGGCACGTGCCAGCTCCGCAGCATCATCAGCAGCAACTTCCCGCGCACGGCCCCGCGTTTCGAGCAGGTGATCCCGGCGGGCCGCAGCGGCTGGCTGAAGTTTGCGCTGTTTACGGACGGCGCGATTTCAGGCGCGGCCATCAATGCCAACACCAATGCGGGCATACAGGCCAATGCCTTCAATCAAGGCCACAACCTGCACAAACTGACGTTGACGACGACGGCGGTGTTGACGGTGCCGGTGTTCCCGCCGAGTTGTTAA
- a CDS encoding carboxypeptidase regulatory-like domain-containing protein: MKPAKTYCCTVLFTLALLSPAIFAQNTVAPAAVGTASVAGRVTVDGGALAGLQVLLQREAEGMEILNQAPPLKAATDADGNFRFSKVPAGKYRLQVYAPVYIKDQKDEPFRAGQSVNVGADENIENLNFSLRRGGVITGKVTDDENRPMIEEAVKLIRLDAQGKKVNEPVRLALLSLNRTDDRGVYRLFGVEPGRYLVAVGAEPNETALFSMSKEFQLTYHPRTAIEAEARIIEIAPGAEVEGVNIVMVRADAKKGYVASGRVIEADTGKPVPGVMIAYSSKAKSEGGMPFGMTPATTNSQGEFRLEGLAAGSYSISVMNITALMGSGSEFYGEPLNVEITGSDVSGLELKMSKGAVIVGRVVLDGAQDPKSLAKLAGTIVQALPDMDMKDPSAMMTAMSSMAMGTVGPDGSFKLSGARPGKFSITLNNPKERTLKLLRVEQNGAVIAKLEVTGTTAVNNVRLVVAFGTATLMGRVEVRGGALPPGTRIRVIAKQKDTSAGNPTAYADADARGQFTVDGIVPGVYEVSVGSIRTPDNAVVKSQNSTQTVVLADNARQEVLLVVELTTKEK, from the coding sequence ATGAAGCCAGCCAAAACATATTGCTGCACAGTTCTATTCACCCTGGCACTGCTTTCACCAGCAATCTTTGCGCAAAATACTGTAGCTCCGGCAGCCGTTGGGACGGCCTCGGTGGCTGGGCGTGTCACTGTGGATGGCGGCGCGCTCGCGGGTCTGCAAGTCTTGTTGCAACGCGAAGCCGAAGGCATGGAAATCCTCAACCAAGCGCCGCCGCTCAAAGCCGCGACCGATGCCGATGGCAATTTTCGTTTTAGCAAAGTGCCCGCAGGCAAATATCGTTTGCAGGTTTATGCGCCCGTTTACATCAAGGATCAGAAAGATGAACCCTTCCGCGCCGGGCAGTCGGTCAATGTCGGGGCTGATGAGAATATCGAGAACCTCAATTTCAGTTTGCGGCGCGGCGGCGTCATCACCGGCAAAGTCACCGATGACGAAAATCGCCCTATGATCGAAGAGGCCGTCAAACTCATCCGCCTGGATGCGCAAGGCAAGAAAGTCAACGAACCTGTGCGCTTGGCGCTCCTCTCACTGAACCGCACGGATGATCGCGGCGTCTACCGCCTGTTCGGGGTTGAGCCGGGGCGTTACTTGGTGGCCGTGGGCGCCGAGCCGAATGAGACCGCGCTGTTCAGCATGAGCAAGGAATTTCAACTGACTTATCATCCGCGCACAGCCATTGAAGCCGAGGCCCGCATCATTGAGATTGCTCCCGGTGCCGAAGTCGAAGGCGTCAACATCGTGATGGTGCGCGCCGATGCCAAGAAAGGTTATGTCGCCAGTGGCCGCGTAATTGAAGCCGATACCGGCAAGCCCGTCCCCGGCGTGATGATCGCCTACAGTTCAAAAGCCAAAAGTGAAGGTGGCATGCCCTTTGGCATGACGCCCGCCACCACCAATTCGCAAGGCGAATTCCGGCTGGAAGGGTTGGCAGCGGGCAGTTATTCGATCAGCGTCATGAACATTACGGCGCTGATGGGTTCCGGCTCGGAGTTTTATGGCGAACCGCTCAATGTCGAAATCACCGGCAGCGATGTCAGCGGCTTGGAATTGAAGATGTCCAAAGGCGCGGTGATCGTTGGCCGCGTCGTGCTGGACGGCGCGCAAGACCCGAAGTCGCTCGCCAAATTGGCCGGGACGATTGTGCAGGCGCTGCCTGACATGGATATGAAGGACCCTTCGGCAATGATGACAGCCATGTCGAGTATGGCGATGGGGACAGTGGGGCCGGATGGTTCATTCAAACTCAGCGGCGCGCGTCCGGGCAAATTCAGCATCACCCTCAACAATCCGAAAGAGCGCACGTTGAAATTGTTGCGCGTCGAGCAGAACGGCGCTGTCATTGCGAAGCTGGAAGTCACCGGCACAACGGCCGTCAATAACGTCCGGCTCGTCGTCGCCTTTGGCACTGCCACCCTGATGGGGCGTGTCGAAGTGCGCGGCGGCGCGCTACCACCGGGCACTAGAATTAGGGTCATCGCCAAGCAAAAAGACACCAGCGCTGGCAACCCAACGGCATACGCCGATGCCGATGCGCGGGGTCAATTCACGGTTGATGGAATTGTTCCCGGTGTTTATGAAGTGAGCGTTGGCAGCATCCGAACGCCGGATAACGCTGTCGTGAAATCTCAAAACAGCACGCAAACCGTCGTGCTGGCCGACAATGCCCGGCAAGAGGTATTGCTCGTGGTTGAATTAACCACCAAGGAGAAATAG
- a CDS encoding carboxypeptidase regulatory-like domain-containing protein: MCLSRSSFLNATICRSLLTLLTLCTTASAQRSTGTISGRVVGEDGQPIPRAVISILALSGKLEKMMSGRMALKTDAEGKFEATGLDPSPYTVIARAPGYLPAQPLDPANPEYHYLGESVTLVMRKGGVITGKVTTANGEPVVGVEVSTVSLDPAASVTAAFSMDLGSGQIIMRQTDDRGVYRLYGVQPGKYLIVAGATGFSLGTTTPFRGNVPTYYPGATRDTATPITVQSGEELSGMDIRYRGESGFAISGKVTGLTTGNTMVAVQSSTVVLLKRPGATEAVAMTVMIPSAGQNSYGFYGVPNGEYELIASQVSLSDDNQSAAAPRRITINGADLSGVDLALTPLAVIKGKVILEKPAEAAAQAAAAKCANPRESQLDEVVILARKDDPNPKPEIDLAALGVSAPAVAEQQGAFSLRGLTTGRYRIAARFPDASWYLRALSLTPANPALPEPARNGLPVKAGDRVSGLVVAVAPGAASLKGVVKPATGAKLPASLRVFLVPAEPEAKDDVLRYAEAEAGTNGEFSIASLAPGKYWLLARVVPATETAEKRLRPVAWDSVERLRLRKEAETSNVLVELKTCQAVMDFVLQWK, translated from the coding sequence ATGTGTCTCAGCCGCTCTTCATTTCTGAATGCAACGATCTGCCGTTCATTGCTAACGCTACTCACCCTTTGCACAACAGCATCTGCGCAACGCAGCACCGGCACGATCAGCGGCCGCGTGGTTGGCGAAGACGGCCAGCCCATCCCGCGCGCCGTCATCTCGATACTCGCGCTGAGCGGAAAACTTGAAAAAATGATGAGTGGCCGCATGGCGCTCAAAACCGATGCCGAAGGCAAATTCGAAGCGACCGGTCTCGATCCCTCGCCGTATACGGTCATCGCCAGAGCGCCGGGCTATTTGCCCGCGCAACCCCTCGACCCCGCCAATCCGGAATATCACTACCTGGGCGAAAGCGTCACGCTGGTCATGCGCAAAGGCGGCGTCATCACCGGCAAAGTCACGACGGCCAATGGCGAACCTGTGGTTGGGGTTGAGGTGAGTACGGTCTCGCTCGATCCAGCCGCGTCGGTTACAGCGGCCTTCTCAATGGATCTCGGCAGCGGGCAGATCATCATGCGGCAGACAGACGATCGCGGCGTCTATCGTTTGTACGGCGTGCAGCCCGGCAAGTACCTGATCGTCGCCGGCGCAACGGGCTTCTCGTTGGGGACAACGACGCCGTTTCGCGGCAATGTGCCGACTTATTACCCGGGCGCAACGCGCGACACCGCGACGCCCATCACCGTGCAGAGCGGCGAAGAACTCAGCGGCATGGATATTCGCTACCGTGGCGAAAGCGGCTTCGCCATCAGCGGCAAGGTGACGGGGCTGACAACGGGCAATACAATGGTGGCGGTGCAAAGCTCGACGGTGGTCTTGCTGAAACGTCCCGGTGCGACTGAGGCTGTCGCCATGACCGTCATGATTCCCAGCGCGGGACAAAACAGCTACGGGTTTTATGGCGTGCCCAACGGCGAATACGAACTCATTGCCTCGCAAGTCTCGCTGAGCGATGACAACCAATCCGCCGCCGCCCCGCGTCGCATCACCATCAACGGCGCTGACCTGAGCGGCGTGGATTTGGCGCTGACGCCGCTCGCTGTTATCAAAGGCAAAGTTATTTTGGAAAAGCCCGCTGAGGCGGCAGCACAAGCGGCAGCCGCCAAATGCGCCAATCCGCGCGAATCCCAACTGGATGAAGTTGTCATCCTCGCCCGCAAAGACGACCCGAACCCCAAGCCTGAAATTGACCTCGCCGCCCTGGGCGTAAGCGCGCCCGCCGTCGCCGAACAACAAGGCGCGTTCAGCTTGCGCGGGCTGACCACCGGGCGTTACCGCATTGCCGCGCGCTTTCCCGATGCGAGTTGGTATCTCAGAGCGTTGTCGCTGACGCCCGCGAATCCGGCGCTGCCCGAACCGGCGCGCAATGGCTTGCCCGTCAAAGCGGGCGACAGGGTCAGCGGATTGGTCGTCGCCGTCGCGCCTGGCGCAGCCAGTTTGAAGGGCGTAGTGAAACCAGCGACAGGCGCAAAGCTGCCAGCGAGTTTACGGGTCTTTTTGGTTCCGGCGGAACCCGAGGCCAAAGATGATGTATTGCGCTATGCGGAAGCTGAGGCTGGCACGAACGGGGAATTCAGCATTGCCTCGTTGGCGCCGGGCAAGTATTGGTTGCTGGCGCGCGTCGTGCCCGCAACTGAGACTGCCGAGAAACGCCTGCGTCCGGTGGCTTGGGATTCAGTTGAGCGACTGAGACTGCGGAAAGAAGCGGAAACGTCGAATGTGCTGGTTGAATTGAAAACCTGCCAGGCTGTGATGGATTTCGTGTTGCAATGGAAGTGA
- a CDS encoding D-aminoacylase gives MRIASAVFLLVVTLTSLPVTRATSAAPEFDLLITNGRIVDGTGNPWMLADLAIKDGRVAALGKIDPARAARTLDAKGLIVAPGFIDVHTHIEGAINRLPQAENFLRMGVTSVVTGNCGSSELNLSDWFEQLEKLGISLNVATLYGHNTVRHAGMDGDFNRPPTPDELNKMRNLVEQAMRAGAVGFSTGLEYVPGTYAKTDEIAELAKVAASYGGVYASHMRDEGVRVEAAINETLEIGRLTGCPVEISHFKISSKNRWGASAITTKLVADARARGQQVTVDQYMYPASSTGIGIVFPSWVFEGGRDETRIRLEDSATRTQVKKEILAKAAEQGFADLSFVYIANHQADQTINGKNLAEIAKLKRNSAAADAQAEQAIDLQLAGGAQVVLQKMSEQDIEKIFKQPFTMIASDAGVQDINSNSIPHPRGFGNNARVLAVYVRDKQYVSLEEAIRKMASLPAQTFHLWDRGVLRPGLAADVVIFDEKSVKDNATFQQPKQFATGFEYVIVNGQVVIEQGRHTGAKAGKILRGAGAKE, from the coding sequence ATGCGCATCGCTTCCGCTGTGTTTTTGCTGGTCGTCACGCTGACAAGTTTGCCGGTAACGCGCGCGACCTCCGCCGCGCCCGAATTTGATTTGCTCATTACCAATGGCCGTATCGTGGACGGTACGGGGAATCCGTGGATGTTGGCCGATCTGGCGATTAAAGATGGTCGCGTCGCCGCGCTGGGCAAAATTGATCCCGCCCGTGCCGCGCGCACACTTGATGCCAAAGGGCTGATCGTCGCGCCCGGCTTTATTGACGTGCACACGCACATCGAAGGCGCTATCAACCGCTTGCCACAGGCTGAAAACTTTTTGCGCATGGGCGTGACTTCGGTCGTCACCGGCAATTGCGGTAGCTCTGAATTGAACCTGAGCGATTGGTTTGAGCAACTGGAAAAGCTTGGCATTTCGCTCAATGTCGCCACACTCTACGGCCACAATACTGTGCGTCACGCTGGCATGGACGGTGATTTCAATCGCCCGCCGACGCCTGATGAATTGAACAAGATGCGCAATCTGGTCGAGCAAGCCATGCGCGCTGGCGCGGTGGGTTTCTCAACCGGCTTGGAATACGTCCCAGGCACTTATGCAAAGACGGATGAGATCGCCGAATTGGCGAAAGTCGCAGCGAGTTACGGCGGCGTTTATGCCTCGCACATGCGCGATGAAGGTGTGCGGGTCGAAGCCGCCATCAATGAGACGCTCGAAATCGGCAGGCTGACGGGCTGCCCGGTCGAAATCTCGCATTTCAAAATCTCCAGCAAGAATCGCTGGGGCGCGAGCGCCATTACCACCAAGCTGGTCGCCGACGCCCGCGCGCGCGGCCAGCAAGTGACGGTAGATCAGTACATGTATCCGGCCAGCAGCACCGGCATCGGTATTGTCTTTCCATCCTGGGTGTTTGAAGGCGGACGCGACGAGACGCGCATACGCCTGGAAGACAGCGCCACGCGCACCCAGGTCAAAAAAGAAATCCTCGCCAAAGCCGCCGAGCAGGGCTTCGCCGATTTGTCTTTCGTCTATATCGCCAACCATCAGGCCGATCAAACTATCAACGGCAAGAACCTCGCCGAGATCGCCAAGCTCAAACGCAACTCTGCTGCCGCTGACGCCCAAGCCGAACAGGCGATTGACCTGCAATTGGCGGGCGGCGCGCAGGTCGTGCTGCAAAAAATGTCCGAGCAGGACATCGAGAAAATCTTCAAACAGCCCTTCACGATGATCGCCTCTGACGCGGGCGTGCAGGACATCAACAGCAATTCCATCCCGCATCCGCGCGGCTTTGGCAACAATGCGCGCGTGCTGGCTGTTTACGTGCGCGATAAGCAGTATGTCAGTTTGGAAGAAGCGATTCGGAAGATGGCTTCGTTGCCCGCGCAGACCTTTCATCTGTGGGATCGCGGCGTGTTGCGACCGGGGCTGGCGGCGGATGTCGTGATCTTTGACGAAAAGAGCGTCAAGGACAACGCGACCTTTCAACAACCCAAACAGTTTGCGACCGGGTTCGAGTATGTGATCGTCAACGGGCAGGTGGTCATCGAGCAAGGTCGTCACACAGGCGCCAAAGCTGGAAAGATTTTGCGTGGGGCGGGTGCCAAGGAGTAA